In Zingiber officinale cultivar Zhangliang chromosome 1A, Zo_v1.1, whole genome shotgun sequence, a genomic segment contains:
- the LOC121997153 gene encoding uncharacterized protein LOC121997153, producing the protein MPFHLVYGSETLVLVEVRVESDQVQQYDEENGERRLMELDLVDEARDKAAVRLMAYQQRMKQNYNRRVIPWSFQVSDLVWKKIKPVGDVTKLEAPWVGPYKVVQKLCSGAYYLKDKD; encoded by the coding sequence ATGCCATTCCATCTAGTGTACGGCAGTGAAACACTAGTCCTGGTGGAAGTCAGAGTGGAGTCCGATCAGGTGCAACAGTATGATGAGGAGAACGGCGAGCGAAGACtgatggagctagacttggtcgacGAAGCACGGGACAAGGCTGCCGTTCGACTGATGGCATACCAACAGCGGATGAAACAAAATTACAATCGGAGAGTTATCCCGTGGTCCTTCCAGGTCAGTGATCTAGTGTGGAAGAAgataaagccggtcggcgatgtcaccAAACTCGAAGCTCCATGGGTTGGACCCTATAAGGTCGTGCAGAAACTCTGCTCAGGAGCATATTATTTGAAAGACAAAGATTGA